In Corythoichthys intestinalis isolate RoL2023-P3 chromosome 11, ASM3026506v1, whole genome shotgun sequence, a single genomic region encodes these proteins:
- the gfra4b gene encoding GDNF family receptor alpha-4 isoform X2, whose translation MKLGPGARSQCANAVSALLSSPLHGCQCKRGMKKEKNCLSIYWSLHQSIIHGLNLVESYPYETVQRDYDYVRLASITADSDVGMATVNRCLDAAKACNVDDLCQKLRTEYVSACIKPTTKSGLCNKMKCNKALRRFFDRVPADHTHELLFCPCTDTACAERRRQTIVPSCSYESVEKPSCITQRRICEADYVCKSRLAQFHYDCEPSEVSTSGCKQRNYGACLLAYTGLIGSTITPNYIDNTTSSVAPWCSCSASGNQRQECEDFLGFFTDNICLRNALQAFGSESDQQPTAGHSNTLSPALRGRENRSSTSSPENTVTRRNILDTKIPTQAMGNELLVGQVTLSSKSLPNAASLHGLLPSTAISLLLFHFFSSGY comes from the exons ATGAAGCTGGGCCCTGGGGCCAGAAGCCAATGCGCCAATGCGGTGTCTGCCCTGCTGTCCAGCCCTTTGCATGGCTGCCAGTGTAAACGGGGCATGAAGAAGGAGAAAAACTGTCTGAGCATCTATTGGAGCCTTCATCAGTCAATCATTCATG GACTCAACTTGGTGGAGAGTTATCCTTATGAGACTGTGCAGAGGGATTATGACTACGTCCGTTTGGCCTCTATCACAGCAG ATTCTGATGTTGGCATGGCAACTGTGAACCGCTGCTTGGATGCGGCCAAAGCTTGTAACGTGGACGACTTGTGCCAGAAGCTGCGCACAGAATATGTCTCGGCTTGCATCAAACCCACCACAAAATCAGGCCTGTGCAACAAAATGAAATGCAACAAAGCCCTGCGCAGGTTCTTTGACCGTGTCCCTGCCGACCATACGCATGAGCTTCTCTTTTGCCCCTGCACGGACACAGCCTGTGCGGAACGTCGCAGGCAGACCATCGTTCCCAGTTGCTCCTATGAAAGTGTGGAAAAGCCCAGCTGCATTACGCAGAGGAGGATCTGCGAGGCTGACTACGTTTGCAA GTCTCGTCTGGCACAATTTCACTATGACTGCGAACCCTCTGAAGTGTCTACTAGTGGTTGCAAGCAAAGAAACTATGGTGCCTGCCTCCTCGCCTACACAGGACTCATAG GAAGCACAATCACACCCAACTACATCGACAACACCACATCTAGTGTGGCGCCGTGGTGCTCCTGCTCGGCCAGCGGCAACCAGAGACAAGAATGCGAAGATTTTCTGGGCTTCTTCACAGACAACATCTGTCTGC GGAATGCCCTCCAGGCATTTGGAAgcgaatctgaccagcagccaaCGgcgggccattctaacaccctcAGCCCCGCCCTCCGCGGAAGAGAAAACAGGAGCAGCACTTCCTCGCCGGAAAACACAGTAACCAGGCGGAACATTCTAGATACAAAAATACCCACACAG GCGATGGGAAACGAACTCCTGGTGGGCCAAGTCACTTTATCGTCCAAAAGCCTCCCAAATGCAGCATCCCTTCATGGCCTCCTGCCTTCAACTGCTATCAGCCTTCTGTTGTTTCACTTTTTCAGTAGTGGATACTAA
- the gfra4b gene encoding GDNF family receptor alpha-4 isoform X1 — protein sequence MDLRGLYLLHLTTYALLDVNLAGNDCLIAGDLCSSDDTCSPRLRTLRQCVAGNGSMKLGPGARSQCANAVSALLSSPLHGCQCKRGMKKEKNCLSIYWSLHQSIIHGLNLVESYPYETVQRDYDYVRLASITADSDVGMATVNRCLDAAKACNVDDLCQKLRTEYVSACIKPTTKSGLCNKMKCNKALRRFFDRVPADHTHELLFCPCTDTACAERRRQTIVPSCSYESVEKPSCITQRRICEADYVCKSRLAQFHYDCEPSEVSTSGCKQRNYGACLLAYTGLIGSTITPNYIDNTTSSVAPWCSCSASGNQRQECEDFLGFFTDNICLRNALQAFGSESDQQPTAGHSNTLSPALRGRENRSSTSSPENTVTRRNILDTKIPTQAMGNELLVGQVTLSSKSLPNAASLHGLLPSTAISLLLFHFFSSGY from the exons CTCTGTTGGATGTCAACCTGGCTGGCAACGACTGCTTGATAGCTGGAGACTTGTGTTCAAGCGATGACACCTGCAGCCCCCGCCTGCGCACGCTACGCCAATGCGTGGCGGGAAATGGCAGCATGAAGCTGGGCCCTGGGGCCAGAAGCCAATGCGCCAATGCGGTGTCTGCCCTGCTGTCCAGCCCTTTGCATGGCTGCCAGTGTAAACGGGGCATGAAGAAGGAGAAAAACTGTCTGAGCATCTATTGGAGCCTTCATCAGTCAATCATTCATG GACTCAACTTGGTGGAGAGTTATCCTTATGAGACTGTGCAGAGGGATTATGACTACGTCCGTTTGGCCTCTATCACAGCAG ATTCTGATGTTGGCATGGCAACTGTGAACCGCTGCTTGGATGCGGCCAAAGCTTGTAACGTGGACGACTTGTGCCAGAAGCTGCGCACAGAATATGTCTCGGCTTGCATCAAACCCACCACAAAATCAGGCCTGTGCAACAAAATGAAATGCAACAAAGCCCTGCGCAGGTTCTTTGACCGTGTCCCTGCCGACCATACGCATGAGCTTCTCTTTTGCCCCTGCACGGACACAGCCTGTGCGGAACGTCGCAGGCAGACCATCGTTCCCAGTTGCTCCTATGAAAGTGTGGAAAAGCCCAGCTGCATTACGCAGAGGAGGATCTGCGAGGCTGACTACGTTTGCAA GTCTCGTCTGGCACAATTTCACTATGACTGCGAACCCTCTGAAGTGTCTACTAGTGGTTGCAAGCAAAGAAACTATGGTGCCTGCCTCCTCGCCTACACAGGACTCATAG GAAGCACAATCACACCCAACTACATCGACAACACCACATCTAGTGTGGCGCCGTGGTGCTCCTGCTCGGCCAGCGGCAACCAGAGACAAGAATGCGAAGATTTTCTGGGCTTCTTCACAGACAACATCTGTCTGC GGAATGCCCTCCAGGCATTTGGAAgcgaatctgaccagcagccaaCGgcgggccattctaacaccctcAGCCCCGCCCTCCGCGGAAGAGAAAACAGGAGCAGCACTTCCTCGCCGGAAAACACAGTAACCAGGCGGAACATTCTAGATACAAAAATACCCACACAG GCGATGGGAAACGAACTCCTGGTGGGCCAAGTCACTTTATCGTCCAAAAGCCTCCCAAATGCAGCATCCCTTCATGGCCTCCTGCCTTCAACTGCTATCAGCCTTCTGTTGTTTCACTTTTTCAGTAGTGGATACTAA